In the genome of Cydia strobilella chromosome Z, ilCydStro3.1, whole genome shotgun sequence, one region contains:
- the LOC134754941 gene encoding uncharacterized protein C9orf85 homolog, translating into MSTSRGNAMRTRPQKHQNKTAYKNDLHDKTNKTKFLNNLDVTGVCKRCKDIIDWKIKYKKYKPLTAPRKCVGCEEKAIKYAYHILCTKCATKRNVCSKCNTAVEASEPEIEKAPNVDLQLMLKGIPERKRRTIMRAINKTHGGDSNITPEIMSQVEEMLKNMDNLNLGDNEFDDFDDSDSADSDKSGNNEED; encoded by the exons ATGAGTACATCGAGAGGAAATGCAATGAGAACAAGGCCTCAAAAACATCAAAACAAAACCGCATATAAAAATGACTTGCAcgataaaactaataaaactaaatttttgaataatttagACGTCACAGGAGTGTGTAAACGTTGCAAAGATATAATTGACTggaaaatcaaatataaaaaatacaaaccaTTAACGGCACCCAGAAAATGCGTGGGATGTGAGGAGAAAGCtataaaatatgcatatcacATATTATGTACTAAATGCGCAACAAAACGAAATGTATGTTCTAAATGCAACACGGCTGTTGAG GCTAGTGAACCAGAAATTGAAAAAGCGCCTAATGTTGACCTACAATTAATGTTGAAAGGAATACCTGAAAGAAAACGTCGCACGATTATGCG GGCTATTAATAAAACACATGGTGGAGACAGCAACATCACACCTGAGATAATGTCGCAAGTTGAAGAAATGCTGAAAAACATGGATAATTTAAATTTGGGTGATAATGAGTTTGATGACTTTGACGATTCGGACTCTGCTGATTCGGACAAGTCTGGAAATAATGAAGAAGACTAA